The Ostrinia nubilalis chromosome 15, ilOstNubi1.1, whole genome shotgun sequence region TTCTATTCGGAACGCGCGTGTTCCTGAACGTAACGATCAGTCTTTACATAAACAGTCTCTTGACAGAACTAATGGTGGCTACCGTAAGTTTGCTGTTTCATACGGGACGTTGCAAACGTTTTACTGGCTGTTAATTTCCAATTAACGGTTTAGAGCGATCGTTTATAAGGAAATCGAGTTGCTATCAGCTTTCACACGAAGTATTCATTTACGTAGACCTACATAAAATGGATAGAttggtattttattttgatgtgTATACTCTAACAAAATGTGTAGCTATAACTAAACTTAAACTAAACATAAtatgcctaaataaaaaaaggtGAAACGTTTTCAAACCCTGTAAAAATTTAGAATTTATGTAAACTTTATTTTCTGGGCTTCATTTCACAGTTTAAAAGTTAGGACAATGCAATAAGGTTTTAATTCAAAAGAATATAAGTAATGTCAACATAATGAGAGGGGCTTTTAAATGGTTAACACTAACATCATTTAGCAATCACAGTAACACGTCGATCATTACTGCGCCTGCGGTCGGTCGACCATCCCGTAAACTATCCAACGGTCGCCGAATAATTTGATTGTCTCGCCGCAGTGCATATGGCGCACATTCTATGGATACCAATACCAATTCTGACAGTATTGGGTAGTTGAAACCAATAACCaattaggtatttcaaaccaataCTTCCTTAAAAGAACACAAAATTGAAGCCctgaaaacataaataaatcaatattagTTACTTACTAGGCTTGCTTTCAAAGTGATTTGAGGAGACGAAAAAATTATggcatagatattttttctataCAAAATGTAACTAAATGTTTCACTTCTTCAGCTATGTAGAGGTATAAACATAACGCACTCATCTCTATTGATTTTACCTTCATTTTCACAGTAAAACGAAATTTAccataaaatcacaaaatgaTTCAGAtccacatttaaaaataattagacCTTTTCTACTCATCACTTCTAGCTTCTTCTTTGAGTCTAATTCTCATTTTGTGCGagtataaaattagtaaatctGAAAATTGCTGGATTACGGGACCTAGGCCTTTAACATTACcttattatcaaatatttaggCGATCTTTGAGTAATTAACTTTGCCCTGTCTATTTTCCCGCCTTGATAGAATATTTAGCCCAACCTGAGTTTATTTCGTAATTTGCCTTTGAAATAAGTATTAAGTTTCGCAGCTAGGAACTATTTCGAAGAGAAATTTATCCCAAACTTGTTCTGGCCGAGATGCTTTTAATAGCGTCTTTAACGAGTATTTCTTAGAAAGTGATTCAATTTCAAAACTTTTCGCGGAATAAGTTTTAGTAATTCAAATCAAAACCAAATCAAAGTTTTCTTTAAGTGTATTGACAACGTAGATAAACAactttagttattttaaaaactcaACTTTTATCAACAACTTTTAAGATAAGAAAACTTTGttcattattgattttctaTGAAATATTTTACTAACATATTTTCATaactacctaacctaacgtttTTTTTCAGTCAATTATTTTGTCGTAATTGATCCTAAGCAAATATGAAAATTGTGCCCAAATTCAATCAAAACTGTTTATAGtcatttacaataaatattaCTTATCCGTATTTTAGAAAACTAGGTTGGCGACTCGGCCTGCAGGCGGTGACGGGAATCCTCGTGCTAGCTTTCTTCCTGAGCGCCGTCTACCGCAGCGCGTCGCTCTACCATCCTCAGAGGAGAGCCATCCTCCACCTCAAGAACCAACGCCGCAAGGTCAGCACCGCCTAATGAGcgaataaattaatatcttcCCTCTTAAATTATACGCTAAGAATTAAAATTAAGGGAATAATCACAGCACAAAGACCCCAAGTCAAATTTAATTGGTGGATTCTCTTTTCACTTGGGAGTCTTGCGATATTAGAATTCCGTCAAGAGTGGAACCCTATTAACGGAGTATTAGGGTCCCGCTTGAGCCGAAATGCCCAAATTGCCAGCCTGAATTTTGGATCACACGTCCTCGGTCAAAGATGATTTTAGAAAGCATCGTAATTTTCTCATATTTGGAAAATAATTCCTGTGAAAAACGTTGAAGTAAGTTGCTTACAACATATTACTAAGCAAATAACATTTTGTGAAGTCAAAGCTACCTTTTATAAAGGTGTATGTATTTAATTCAGTAACGAAATTGTATGGTGTTTCAAAGTCATAATACACCTTGCTTTTCATGATTTTTTAGCTTACCTAGTGTAATTAATACAGCTCTAGGTGTAACGTCTGTTGCTTTAAACGTATGCATACGTTATTAACTACATTATTCATGTTATATACgcaataaatattataacatTTCGCATAAACCTTCACATCTCGTTGTCTCCTGCGTAAGCGGATCATGTTCCTCGCCGGTAATCGATTATGGCGTGGGAGGACATTTCATTTTCCTCTACGTTTGACGCTTGCTTATCATTCAATTATGTTAGCAGGTGAAAGAAAAGAAAGGCCTTAAAAGGCCGCCACTTATCGACCTAAGCCCCCTGAATTCAAGACCTGCGAGAGTGCTACTTCTCTCAGCTGGATTAGCAGCCTTCGGACTGTACACTCCAGTGTTTTTTCTGGTAAGTAATAACACGACTGAACCTAACCTCAAACACTTTTATCTCCGCTACGCAGAATTTCCGCTGAACCAACAATTTATCTTCATCGTTGAGGTGACTGTTAATTCGTTCCTTGTGTACTGAATGCGGAGCtcgtttttacataatttaattcttCCGAAACCGTGATTTAGGATTGGCGATGTAACTGAATTACTCAGATGTCGAAATCCGGGAAACCTTCGCTGaagttttttaaacattttttacacGGAGCAATCttaatttcagccaaatgacgtccactgctggacaaaggcctcccccaaggttttccacaatgaacggtcctgcgctgcccgcatccaggctcttcccgcgacctttaccgtggacgtcatttggctgaaaagaagaagaagaagaatcttAATTAAATTCGTGGACGACTGTTACTTGAGCGCAGTCGAATTTACAAGATGTGTCACGCAATTTCGCATTCATTCCGACCCCTTTCGTCTCATTTTCACCCCGTAATATATTTTTGCAGAACCCCGCTAATAAGACGGCTATCATTCCCGCGTTCGCCTTTCTAAAATTAGATGACTTAACTTTGAAGTTCAAAGACGAAAAATAATTCTATTTGTATTTcattataatttgttttaacAAAAAATCTCGCTATTTTCCCTTACTTATAAAAGGTCACTGAAGTCTAAAATTGTTTTTACTATTATTCATACACGTAGGTACATACGTAATACTATGAGGATATTGACCAGACTGGACCTAATAAGATTTTCGTTATAATATCGTATCTCGATCTCACGCAACTTCGGAATAGAAGGGATATAAATTGCCTGGAGATGGACTATTCGTCTTCATTGTGCAATTCGGATCACATAGATCTCGTGATGGCGTATTTTTCCTAATAATAAACTTCCATATGAACAAACATTTTGTGTTTGTAAACAAAACTTTTCTAAGCTCAAGTGAGTGAAGCTAAATTGGGTTTGTTTTTCATAAATATGTACGAGATATATTTTCGGTTTCCTGGTATCTTCACAATTCTCAATGGTTTTCAaccaaaataaatcaaaaattattACAGATAAGTGAGAATAAAAATGATGCTTTAAAAATCCTTATACTTATGTATTTACATTGCAGAATTAACGGTCCTTTTATTTAGTAACATTtcttacaattttcagttttgttgggTTCGCTCatacttaaggcgattagagtcctcaatgaccttgggcgtttgaccttcacgccgcgagcaacacccgcgtaccccgcaccaaaaactccgatttgacaccgatcaaaaatacacgggcataggtagatacagaatagaagctctttcttcatacattactgcctattattttaaacttaaattgatgaaccttgatgtcggtgtcatttaactcaggcgtaaaggtatttaataaaaataacaaaatccatgaacattttgtacgggataaaattttattttatttttcgtaaattttctaatgcttttgtcggttcagtcgttctcgaaatttgaacaaacccgactttattacaagcttttatttagcttgcaatttatgatgtatgtaggtaattacataaatgtttgttcgggtggaatcttgcaagctagaccaacttcctgacgacaactaggctagatgacaaaatttcaattatttgtccgttaGACACCTGTCTatggaaattaattttattaaaaaaaataaaaccgactccaaaaaacctacactaaaaagtagaaaaataattactaattacttatattaggacgaattaatatttatgtataccatgattgatacttctggagtcggtgccaagattatgaaacgtgtgaagtttgcctgcaccgactccaaaagtatcaatcatggtatacataaatattaattcgtcctaatataagtaattagtaattatttttctactttttagtgtaggttttttggagattatgaaacgtgtgaagtttgcctgcaccgactccaaaagtatcaatcatggtatacataaatattaattcgtcctaatataagtaattagtaattatttttctactttttagtgtaggttttttggagtcggttttattttttttaataaacataacttatttcttgctttttagttaactaattattaccttgatgttaccactgaaggtaggcagtacactgagactatattcttcatgtcaagtgtaaaataatattccctacaaaatacaggttaccatatcggcaacctaaaaagacaTTAAACCGttagcccaccttaaaaacatgaaagaatacaactgttggtctatttgtacctataatatttaaagaattatcctccaactcctaagcgttaaggagttgtacctaccatgaccacttcatcatgatgagatgatgactatctgatgcaaacacttgaataacttaagaaaacgtttgaaaaatgatacacgtgcctataaaatttgagggttgccctcgatttccgtaggatcccatcatcagatcctgacttggtgacaatgggaccacctcggaagtgtaccctatcgaacaaaaaaagaattttgaaaatcggtccacaattgacggagtaatcggtgaacatacatagaaaaaaaaaacatacatacagtcgaacatataacctcctccttttttgaagtcggttaaaaattaaaaaatatgagtctaatgttttctaattatctgtctgatagactaaatagaatttcgatttcattacccagtcatcatccctattggaacgcattagtacctagtattgtctatggcctaaaaaagcaaataaatgtttctgcttttgtctattgtcattctctctgtgtcacttatgaagaataaactgaaaatgtatttgtctttttattagaaatccttcatcaattgattgagttaaaatttcggatatacatgtgattcgggtgacaatgcaatattgtgatgacatggagctgatctgatggtagagctggaatgccagtggccccatagcaactccgggattaaacgattccatcgagtttaggctcgtttgatttgtatttatttattattatacctaaataatttcattacaattttctaaaaatgcacaaaaatatttttactggggtcaaaattggacgttagggagaccatggcgaggcctatcgatggttgaagggttatcattgtttttgggacaccctgtataagcaagtacctaaaatgttatgtaagtacgctactttgaaaatcacgagtcttcaattctctaaggtaaactgcagggtctgatgatggagctggaatgtagccataggaataggctagtttcttaaaaaaagacttttggtccgtcaattttacattatcaaaaaatattggacacaggatatttttatttgttaattaaacaataattttggtttcatgacatgctcctaaaattcatcaccttatttataagaggatttcagtttttatctgcgaaactttttaataataggtataggtacgtttcatggtttggtaatttagggaagtttatttgcacttaacatgaaaaatatggtatcaatgtactgtgtacctatgcaccttcagtggcaacaacaaggtctactgagtacctatagtctactaaaggcatgaaatagattaatttcactaaaaattaaaaccaactccaaaacgaatcaccaaagggtaggctgccaccgactccgaaaatggctaattttgtaatcagtatccaaattttttaataagctctatagaacaattaaATACCtctactttatcttaattttttttaatgtgacagcaGGCAAACGAGctaacggatcacctgttggtaaataattaccgtcgcccattttgttattttaattatttttcattgtgtttcattttcgcgaagaaacatattgaaaatctaattctaataagtatgaaaaatataaattgttttcttcacgtaaatcgattaagttacagattctgacttgctcctaatttggatactgattgcaaaggcctagtaaataaataacgtaataatttttctacttgtatttatctagtgcagttgttttggagtcaattatagtttttttacactaatagattctattcaggtagaaaatagcgtctgagcgcgtcataattcaattgtatcgtctgactgcacgtactctatgaacaattctgacataaaatctattgtcgaacaaaagctgggttgcaccatcttacttcaactttgacaagcgtcaaaagtctgtctaactccatacaaaaaacaccggttatcgccaaagctacggtcaaagttaggtcacgtcaggtggtgcaactcagccaaagaaaaaattcattttgatcgctaatgtcagtttgcagcgagtgacacaacctccccgtctgaaggccagcggccgactgccgcccgcaccccgcgaaggccccctcaacagcaaaacgttcagaatttatcaaaagtaaaatttatgaatgaaagtaatgttcgattgaaaaacgcaaagtgtcatttaaagattaaagaattcctaatctattcgtgcaaaaatcttttaaattaacatagccgttttggaggagtagggaatttaagtaaaaaatcgatgtcccgtatttatttttttaatccaaaacaaagagacgtagcgaaaattcaaacgtcacaaatgtagtccttgaactgttgtataacatatatttttttcaactatttctgtccagcagtaaaagaggagtaggctttacaaaatgcccatttggcgcggattgaggactctaatcgccttaactcCCGTGATTTGCTTTGGCTTAGAGACCGATGACTCCGTAAATATTAGAGTATCATACCCGCACACCTAATGACCCAACattatcctagactgcatctcacttaacaccaggtgcgattgcggtcaaatacttgccttgTGGTGCATAAAAAAACATAGCAAAAGATAAACCTTTACAATTTCTAATGAATACCCTGAATATGCAGGCACTACAAGGGTTCCAAGAAGGCTTGGAGGAGAGCGCGCTGGTGCTGCTGCAGACCTTCCTCGGGTTTGCCGCGGTGCTGGGCTGCGCCGGCTTCGGGCTCGTGCTGGTGCGGCCCTCGGCCCAGTGCCTCGTCTCCAAGCAGTACCTGTGCCAGACCGCCATGCTGGGCATCAGTGAGTGCTTGTTCTTTGTAAAACATGTCTATAAGAAAGGTCTATCAGAAGAAAGAAACAGCATCACATCTCTTGCGTCCGTCTTCTCCTCGGCCCAGTGCCTCGTCTCCAAGCAGTACATGTGCAAGACCGCCATACTGGGAATCAGTGAGTCCTTAGTTCTTTTTAATGTAGAAGGGCTATCAGGGAAAGGATACATCATCTCATAAGACTAAAAGAAGGAAGACCTAGCACCGCATCACTGGCGTCTGCCATCCATCAAGACACGCCACGGTGCTGGGCTCGTGCTGGTGCGGCCCTCGGCCCAGTGCCTTATCTCCAAGCAGTACCTTTGCCAGACCGCCATGCTGGGCATCAGTGAGTGTCAAGACCTTCAATCAACAGGTCAATCAAAAGACAGGCACAGCTTTACTTGAAGAGTAGGGACTGCTATTTGTACCAATAATTTAAATGGTTTCATCAAAATTACGAAGTCATATTGGTACTTGGTGTAATGTTGCTCGCATTACAATGTTACAAACGATATACAAGTACCTGCCTAGCATtcacataaaaaaatgttttctaaatGTGAATAATATGcacatttatgtattaaaagCTGTTAAATAAAATGAATGCTAATTAGAATTATTTGTTCCAGGCATATCAATGTTGGCACTAAGCAGCGTAGAGGGCTATCACGGATACGTTCTCTTCGCGTGGATGTACGGCCTCTGTCTCGGAGGCTTTCTGTACTCCATAAAAATGCTCACAATGGAACGCGTCCGCGGGCGACACTTCACGAAGGTTTGGGGTATGTATAAATCTTACTTAGGGTCGGAAAAACTAATTTATGACGCGTCATTCGTTACGCCTTCCTTTATATGCTGTTTCAAATCTAAGtgtgtcataataatataaaaggcACGTTCTGAAAAGATTTTCGTGTTGTTGACGCATATAGGGGCCTATCTGTTTGGTCTTATTATGTGCTTATCGAAGCAATTTTTCACAGGTTTCGTGCAAGGTGCTGAAGCGATTCCTGTTATAGTAGGCGTTCCAGTCACAGGGTATATCAATCAGCAAGCTCCAAGAGCGGGCTTCTACTTTTCGACAGCGGCGACCCTTGCGGGCGCTGTGCTGTTGTTCTTCGTGGGTTTCTCTAAGAGGGAGCCGGAGCCTCCGCCGGCTCCGGCGCCGACTATCGCAGAGGCTTGTCCCTGTATAACTCCTCCTCCGCGATGCGAGCCAGCGTGGTGTGCTTGCAGCGCCGGCGGGGCGACAGCGTACTGCGGCTGGCCGGGGCCTACGTGTGGCTCACGGTTGCCCAAATCGTTGTCATATGCGGCTCCGTTGGACAGAGTGTGTTGCTCAGCAGCTCACTGCCCTGATTGTTGGAGGAGGACCATTCCTCTTAGGCCGTCTCGGAGTGTGCCTGAAGGCTTAGCCCGACGAGGCAGCACGTGGAGCCGCGCTGGTTCTTGCCGCCAGGCCTGCCGCCGCCGCGAACACCACCTAATCGAACAAATCACGACCTCTGTATGATACCTGTGTAGAACTATTATGAACGGCTGCTATTTCGAAAGTGAAAAGTCAcagtgtaaatattttgttcCTTGGTAGAGGTTATCGTGTCGAAATGATAGGATAAACTTTGAAGCAATAATATTGGATTGAATGAGTGTTCAGTGAACGAAACGCGGACGTGATACAAGTTGATGAGCTACTTCGTTACGTAGCATTGTGTTCTACAACAAtgtgatttaaaaagtagttatCATGTTTTCAGTTAAACCTGTGCCAAAATTGATGATGTATCTATGGCATATTTTGCGTAAAATACTTTATCACTTTTACTATACAACGGTAGAAGATTGTAAGATACCTAATAGTTAAATTATTAGCCCATTTTTTCTTAACTCTTCAAGTACTTGTGGGACCTTTATCATTGTAGCTAATACCTACTAACTTTTTATCaaatagtgaaaaataactCTATGTCCtaaatattaactttaaaactattaaattgtACAGATTCAAATAAGATATTCTTAActaaattttctttttctcgCATCGACTAGTAATTATAATTAACAGATGAAATAAATAGAAGAAGAAATATTTATATCAATAAATGTAATTACAagagtattattattaatataaaaacagagtcaattttagcaatttattcgTTAACTCGTTTAAGTATACTTTAGAATATGTTTAGACAGTTTGCGTTTGTTACTGTTGCAGATCGATTTATTGTTTGTTACATGTAATTTAATGTTacacaatttgttattttgtacTAAAGTGTGAATACGAGTTTGgtgatttgaataaaaaatattaaattatttaggacaaaattttctttttcttgacatccttaaatattacaaatagCTTAAAAAATTTTAGGTATTTATAAATTCTTTTTTAAAATGCTATCTGTTTAATGTATTCAAAAATCCTATACAGTTGTAAGCCGTAAAACGTATTTTGCCTCCGGCTTTTATTCCGCGCACCATTGTCGACGCGtcatagatttttattttcgcAAACCGACTGACAAGCGTTGTAATAACACTTTAAACCGGAGTTTTTGGGAGACCAGTCCATGAAAAAACTATCAGtaaattttgttagcgttataAAACTTTTACGTTCAATTTCACTCACTCTTGCAGTCCGTTGGTCTGCTGTGAATATTGTTAAACATTCAAGTTAGTAAGCCACGTTGTAAGTCAGCCCAGTTTATTTACTAATTTATTTCAAGCACTAGTGACAAGTAAATCAATTAACAAAAGATAGCTAATTGATCTAATATAGGCGATCCCAAATTAGGCCATAGTTTTTTATATTCACCACTCCTGAGCCATGAAAGTCCCCtcaaacagattttttttttatgttagtgCTACTGAAATGCACTTGCAACTGGTGCTAACGGTTTACTCCAATTGCAATGCGGTGTTTTAGATGGAGATTTTGTGGGTGttcatttattaaaatctttcaGGCTGTTTACTATATaggttatgtatattttaaagctaTTGGTAGTTTCTTCTTTTTTGGTTATATCTATTAGATTGTAAGGATTTACGTTAAGCAAGCGAGAAGTGGTTTCATGGATGTGGCGTTGTGTGACGAATCTAGGGCATTGTGTAAGAAGATGTTCCCATGTTTGTGGCGTTTGGTCGTCACAAGGACAGTGGTCATCTGCGACGATGTGGAAACGTTTTAAGTAGCTTTTGTGATATCCGTGGTTGGTTAACACTTGGGTAATTGCGAAGTCCGGTCGGATGATCTTTGTGAACTCCCGTAGGGTGTTAAACGAAGGCAGGAGAGATCTTGTATGGACACAGGTATTAGGGTCCATATATAATTTCTCGGCCGATACTTCGCATATGTGTCTATTATGGTGTTTAACCAGGCTAATAGGGACGGCTCGGTAGTCCGGTGATTTATGCATCTTGGCAGCAGCCTTAGCCGCCGAGTCTGCCTCCTCATTGCCGTCGAATCCAGCGTGGGCCTTGATCCACGCGAATTCGATGTCTAAGCTGGATGAGCGGGCTTGGTATAGCAGTCGGTGAATATCAACGGCCAACTGGTTATGGGTGCTGCCATTTTGCAACTCTGTGAGGCCGGATCTGCTATCAGAGAGTATGAGTGCGTTTGGGAGTTGAAAgtcaagtatgtatttacaagcCCTCTGTATAGCGAGCATTTCTGCTTGGAACACTGAGCAGCCACCATGAAGTTTGAGCCTCTTGACGACTGGTGGTTGTGAGTTGGTTGAGTCTTTGACGACAAATGCAGCCCCTACGCAGTCGTCAATTTTGCTTCCATCAGTATATATGAGCCAGGTATGATTGGCACCAGCCTGATTCAGATCTGATGAGGAGGTGATTTCCTCAAACTGAATGCCGATCCTTTCAGACGGGTGGAGAAATTTGGACGGATGACAGGGTTTCTCGATGTTGATATCTCGGGGTAGAAAAGATGTTGTACCAGAGAGTTTAGTGGTCTCAATATCAGCAACCATTGCGACCTTTGCTGGAAGCGGGGTAAGCTGTGAGAGAGTGATTGCAGCGGCGGTGCTGACCGTTCTGAAACCCCGGATGATCTTTATTGCGAACAGTCTTTGAATAGAAAGGAGGCGTTGAgtaatgtatttatatttttgggcACATGTCCAGATTCCCGCCCCGTAGCAGATAATGGGCTCTATGACGTGTTCATAGATTGTACGAACGTTCTCTGAATGTACGCCCCAGGTTGGCCTTATGAAGATACTTAGTTTGTTGTAAAGGGTTTTAACCTTATTGATGATATAATCTACATGTTTTGTAAAAGTGAGTCGCTGGTCTATTATAATGCCGAGATATTTAATGTGGTCCGTATATGTGAGCCTAAGGCCCTTCATGAACAGTTTGCATTTGGCGGCTTTATTTGTAAATGCTATTGTTTGCGTTTTGTCTGGCCCAAACTCCAGCTTGACGCTTTCGCCCCAGCTGGTAATTCGGTCCAGTGCAATATTGATGATATTTTCGAGTATGGTGTGACTTTTAGAGTGCGCTATTAGAAATATATCGTCAGCGTACGCCTGGAGATGGCATCCGTCCGGTAGAGGTGTTAAGAGCAGTTGGTCCAAGATA contains the following coding sequences:
- the LOC135078647 gene encoding uncharacterized protein LOC135078647; translation: MSNLLPFSNKTGCPSNLYNILLNYIEEREIGIQFADSQVSKTMSRGCIQGSVIGPTLWNLILDQLLLTPLPDGCHLQAYADDIFLIAHSKSHTILENIINIALDRITSWGESVKLEFGPDKTQTIAFTNKAAKCKLFMKGLRLTYTDHIKYLGIIIDQRLTFTKHVDYIINKVKTLYNKLSIFIRPTWGVHSENVRTIYEHVIEPIICYGAGIWTCAQKYKYITQRLLSIQRLFAIKIIRGFRTVSTAAAITLSQLTPLPAKVAMVADIETTKLSGTTSFLPRDINIEKPCHPSKFLHPSERIGIQFEEITSSSDLNQAGANHTWLIYTDGSKIDDCVGAAFVVKDSTNSQPPVVKRLKLHGGCSVFQAEMLAIQRACKYILDFQLPNALILSDSRSGLTELQNGSTHNQLAVDIHRLLYQARSSSLDIEFAWIKAHAGFDGNEEADSAAKAAAKMHKSPDYRAVPISLVKHHNRHICEVSAEKLYMDPNTCVHTRSLLPSFNTLREFTKIIRPDFAITQVLTNHGYHKSYLKRFHIVADDHCPCDDQTPQTWEHLLTQCPRFVTQRHIHETTSRLLNVNPYNLIDITKKEETTNSFKIYITYIVNSLKDFNK
- the LOC135078644 gene encoding monocarboxylate transporter 3-like — its product is MEPGWWSPSPSASPPPPPRAPPPRCRCRHPLSTSYNCLPHYATKREAEDQATAAALTLPTPARHQLQLPAALYHGRLMEPGWWTPSPSASPPPPPRAPPPRCRCRHPLSTSYNCLPHYDGWPDGEEESSGGALRERELRSLHRTVPALRRRELDTRAIKHHFYPEGGWGWIVCGAAFLAHLLSTGLQLAYGALHVYALRHLGPGADHAVWAGAICVGVSRAAGALVAGRKKSPRLVALLGGLLLPLACLFTSFATQLHQTLLSYGVVLGIGCGLVREAAGLVLGAYFRRRRQFVELVAHAGGGVGIALFSVAYKEAVGKLGWRLGLQAVTGILVLAFFLSAVYRSASLYHPQRRAILHLKNQRRKVKEKKGLKRPPLIDLSPLNSRPARVLLLSAGLAAFGLYTPVFFLALQGFQEGLEESALVLLQTFLGFAAVLGCAGFGLVLVRPSAQCLVSKQYLCQTAMLGISISMLALSSVEGYHGYVLFAWMYGLCLGGFLYSIKMLTMERVRGRHFTKVWGFVQGAEAIPVIVGVPVTGYINQQAPRAGFYFSTAATLAGAVLLFFVGFSKREPEPPPAPAPTIAEACPCITPPPRCEPAWCACSAGGATAYCGWPGPTCGSRLPKSLSYAAPLDRVCCSAAHCPDCWRRTIPLRPSRSVPEGLARRGSTWSRAGSCRQACRRREHHLIEQITTSV